One window from the genome of Pirellulales bacterium encodes:
- the tsaE gene encoding tRNA (adenosine(37)-N6)-threonylcarbamoyltransferase complex ATPase subunit type 1 TsaE — translation MFQYDAVDEAATERLGIEVANVVPRPAVVALCGTLGAGKTRLVRAIARGLGIDPESVTSPTFVLLHEYPGTTPLFHFDAYRLRDEDEFWQLGADEYLSGQAGGVVVIEWADRVAGCLPDERLDITIEVVGPTERRFSIAAHGDRYEASLRQLIRRYGGS, via the coding sequence ATGTTTCAGTATGACGCTGTTGACGAAGCGGCGACTGAGCGACTCGGCATTGAAGTTGCGAACGTCGTGCCTCGCCCGGCGGTCGTCGCCTTGTGCGGCACGCTTGGCGCCGGAAAGACCCGGTTGGTGCGCGCCATCGCCCGCGGCCTGGGCATCGATCCGGAATCCGTAACCAGCCCGACGTTCGTTTTGCTGCACGAGTATCCCGGCACGACGCCGCTCTTTCATTTCGACGCCTATCGTTTGCGCGACGAAGACGAGTTCTGGCAGCTTGGGGCCGACGAGTATCTCAGCGGTCAGGCGGGCGGAGTCGTCGTCATCGAATGGGCCGACCGCGTTGCCGGCTGCTTGCCCGACGAACGGCTGGACATCACGATTGAGGTTGTCGGCCCGACGGAGCGCCGCTTTTCGATCGCGGCCCACGGCGACCGCTACGAGGCGTCGCTCAGGCAGCTCATCCGGCGGTATGGTGGATCTTAG